Proteins from one Paenibacillus amylolyticus genomic window:
- a CDS encoding ATP-binding protein has product MLSYTLKMVIFPLGCLLVMLSSYVLRLTPHMAIMSLSATLLVASIYGERRYPVLRKYQWILLGIFHYFSQLNWCNMLYYMLIISMIQEKQRLAQTLPISLLLMLQYTVIRLSYVPVDTYTLLVSLFDLLTSVVIIFLYHTLINSEVEKRRLREKNRFLTLHDPLTGLLNYEGYMEVLHKTVEERRSFLLVLLNVNNYSGFKKDSDDPWCTVITGTGQMISNHFTEAYGISRYAGDRFAVVLPEIRDVDERMSSLLSVQLQGLQVSYSISLYPETSDSLQHFMTVAEDRLLQQQRSKWLKNEEEVFRSERLRAVGELAAGMAHEIRNPLTAIRGFLQLSRGQAFNIAPWYEVIMGEVTRVTDLTAEFLQFSKPHANHMKPEQLGHCLERVMSLTESDAASRGHRITLEMSNEPVVINMDRDKIVQVLINLIRNAFEAMTDPGEVHMDLLQEGDAVLISITDTGSGIPENSLSTIFNPFYTTKEEGTGLGLALCQKIVQDHNGKITVHSEMGVGSTFTLHLPMET; this is encoded by the coding sequence TTGCTAAGTTACACGTTGAAAATGGTGATATTCCCGCTGGGCTGTCTGCTTGTCATGCTGTCCTCTTATGTTCTAAGGCTTACCCCTCATATGGCAATAATGTCACTTTCAGCGACATTATTGGTAGCAAGCATATATGGGGAGCGACGATATCCTGTGCTGCGGAAGTATCAGTGGATTCTTCTCGGGATATTCCATTATTTCAGTCAACTGAACTGGTGCAACATGCTGTATTATATGCTCATTATTTCAATGATCCAGGAAAAACAGCGGTTGGCGCAGACCTTGCCGATTTCGTTGCTGCTTATGCTGCAATATACGGTGATTCGGCTTTCGTATGTGCCCGTAGATACATATACTTTGCTCGTCTCGTTGTTTGACCTGTTAACCTCGGTTGTTATCATTTTTTTGTATCATACCTTAATCAATAGTGAGGTCGAGAAGCGAAGGCTTCGGGAAAAGAATCGGTTCCTGACCCTGCATGATCCGCTTACCGGACTGTTGAATTACGAAGGTTACATGGAGGTGTTGCATAAGACGGTGGAAGAGCGTCGCTCTTTTCTGCTGGTCCTTTTGAATGTCAACAATTATAGCGGCTTTAAAAAAGATTCAGATGATCCCTGGTGTACGGTAATCACAGGTACGGGCCAGATGATCAGCAACCATTTCACCGAGGCCTATGGCATATCACGATATGCAGGAGACCGATTTGCAGTTGTTTTGCCGGAGATCCGGGATGTGGACGAACGAATGTCGTCATTGCTGTCCGTTCAGCTTCAAGGACTCCAGGTAAGCTACAGCATCTCTCTATACCCGGAAACGTCGGATTCGTTGCAGCACTTTATGACGGTAGCCGAGGACAGGCTGCTTCAACAGCAGCGCAGCAAATGGCTGAAAAATGAAGAGGAAGTCTTTCGTTCCGAAAGACTAAGGGCCGTCGGCGAACTGGCAGCGGGTATGGCTCACGAGATTCGGAACCCGCTTACGGCAATTCGGGGGTTCCTGCAGCTTTCACGTGGACAGGCATTTAATATTGCGCCATGGTATGAAGTGATTATGGGTGAGGTCACGAGAGTGACTGATCTGACGGCTGAATTTTTACAGTTTTCCAAACCACATGCCAATCATATGAAGCCGGAACAATTGGGCCACTGCCTTGAGCGGGTGATGTCTCTGACCGAATCGGATGCGGCATCCCGAGGGCATCGAATTACGCTTGAAATGTCCAATGAGCCAGTTGTGATCAACATGGATCGGGATAAGATTGTACAGGTATTGATTAATCTGATTCGTAACGCTTTTGAAGCGATGACAGACCCCGGTGAGGTTCATATGGATCTATTGCAGGAAGGGGACGCCGTACTCATCTCCATTACAGATACAGGTAGCGGCATCCCGGAAAATTCGTTATCCACAATCTTTAATCCCTTTTATACAACCAAAGAAGAAGGTACGGGACTGGGACTTGCACTCTGTCAGAAAATCGTTCAGGATCACAATGGTAAAATTACGGTCCATAGCGAAATGGGGGTGGGTTCTACCTTCACGCTTCATCTGCCAATGGAGACGTAA
- a CDS encoding galactose ABC transporter substrate-binding protein, which translates to MKKTWMTLLITACMVVAAGCSSGGDSAGGSTGTDTGGQTAAGTETPKIGVAIYKFDDTFMTGVRNAMTAAAEGVATLDIVDSQNAQPTQNEKVDLFVSKKYNAMAVNPVDRTAAGVIIDKAKAANIPVVFLNREPVAEDMNKWDKVYYVGAKAEESGTISGQLIVDYWKAHPEADKNGDGKLQYVMLKGEPGHQDAELRTKYSVQAIQDAGIEVEALAEDTAMWDRVKGQEKMQAFLASHGDKIEAVLANNDDMALGAIEALKAAGYFKDGKSMPVVGVDATAPAIQALQDGTMLGTVLNDAKNQGAATVALASVLAKGETPTKENTQYDITDGKYVWIAYKKITKDNIADAQ; encoded by the coding sequence ATGAAGAAAACATGGATGACACTGTTGATTACGGCATGTATGGTTGTGGCGGCGGGTTGTAGCAGCGGCGGAGACAGCGCAGGTGGCAGTACGGGAACAGACACAGGAGGCCAGACAGCAGCCGGGACGGAAACGCCCAAGATTGGTGTCGCCATCTACAAATTCGATGATACCTTCATGACGGGTGTACGTAATGCGATGACCGCAGCAGCGGAAGGTGTTGCAACCCTGGATATCGTGGATAGCCAAAATGCACAGCCGACCCAGAATGAGAAAGTCGATCTGTTTGTGTCCAAGAAATACAATGCAATGGCTGTGAATCCAGTAGACCGTACGGCGGCAGGTGTCATCATTGACAAGGCCAAGGCAGCGAACATTCCAGTGGTGTTTCTCAACCGTGAGCCCGTGGCGGAAGACATGAACAAGTGGGATAAGGTGTACTACGTCGGAGCGAAAGCGGAGGAATCGGGTACGATCTCTGGACAGCTGATTGTGGATTACTGGAAAGCACATCCGGAAGCAGACAAAAACGGCGATGGCAAACTGCAATACGTCATGCTAAAAGGAGAACCGGGTCACCAGGATGCAGAGCTTCGGACCAAATATTCGGTTCAGGCGATCCAGGATGCCGGTATTGAAGTGGAAGCACTGGCGGAAGACACGGCGATGTGGGACCGGGTGAAAGGTCAGGAGAAAATGCAAGCGTTCCTGGCTTCTCATGGCGACAAGATTGAAGCGGTTCTCGCGAACAATGATGACATGGCGCTTGGAGCCATTGAGGCATTGAAAGCAGCCGGATACTTCAAGGATGGCAAATCAATGCCGGTGGTAGGTGTGGATGCCACAGCTCCAGCCATTCAGGCTCTACAGGATGGCACGATGCTGGGCACAGTGCTCAATGATGCCAAGAATCAGGGTGCAGCTACGGTGGCCTTGGCTTCCGTACTTGCCAAAGGTGAGACACCAACGAAGGAAAATACCCAATACGATATTACAGATGGGAAATACGTCTGGATTGCATACAAAAAGATTACAAAAGACAACATTGCCGACGCCCAATAA
- a CDS encoding ATP-binding cassette domain-containing protein, whose product MIALVGPTGAGKTTIINLLPRFYEITGGRITIDGCDISELEKDQLRRQLGIVLQDAYLFSGTIRDNLAYGKPDATDEQIRQAATLANAHSFIRKLSHGYDTPILSGEAI is encoded by the coding sequence ATGATTGCACTTGTTGGACCGACTGGCGCAGGTAAAACGACCATTATCAACCTGTTACCCCGTTTCTACGAGATTACAGGCGGACGGATTACCATTGATGGATGTGATATCTCGGAACTGGAGAAGGATCAACTTCGTCGGCAACTCGGCATTGTACTTCAGGATGCCTACCTGTTCTCGGGTACCATTCGTGACAATCTCGCCTACGGCAAGCCAGACGCAACCGATGAACAGATCAGGCAAGCGGCTACACTTGCGAATGCACACTCGTTCATCCGCAAACTGTCGCACGGCTACGATACGCCCATCCTTTCCGGGGAAGCAATCTGA
- a CDS encoding sugar ABC transporter ATP-binding protein, producing the protein MESSYLLEMNGVSKAFPGVQALSQVTLKVKPGTVHALMGENGAGKSTLMKCLFGMYRPDEGTIRIEGKAVDIPNSKAALQQGISMIHQELNPVPHRPVMENIWLGRFPMKGILVDEKRMYADTLALFKDLNLDIDPKAQAGTLSVSKIQSMEIAKAVSFQSKVIVMDEPTSSLTGKEVEQLFAIINELRSRGVSIIYISHKMEEILTISDEVTIMRDGFVVGTWDAADLTTDLIITRMVGRDMDERFPERTNVPGEVILKAEGLTSNQSNSFRDVSFELRKGEVLGIGGLVGAQRTELMESLFGLRGLASGQISIHGRKVKIHSPAAAKRYNIALLTEERRVTGIFPMLSVYENTIIASLGRYQNRIGLLNEKKGREEAREQTQKFRTKTPSVNTLIRNLSGGNQQKVLLARWLLTDPEILLLDEPTRGIDVGAKFEIYTIITELARQGKSIIMISSEMPELLGMSDRIMVMSEGRLTGIVDGAEATEQDIMRLAAQQRMA; encoded by the coding sequence ATGGAGTCATCTTACCTGCTGGAGATGAATGGAGTTTCCAAAGCATTTCCGGGTGTGCAGGCACTAAGTCAGGTCACCTTGAAGGTGAAGCCGGGAACGGTTCACGCCTTGATGGGAGAGAATGGAGCGGGCAAATCCACACTTATGAAATGTCTGTTTGGCATGTATCGACCCGATGAAGGAACGATACGCATCGAAGGAAAGGCTGTGGATATTCCGAATTCCAAGGCGGCACTTCAGCAAGGCATATCCATGATTCATCAGGAGCTGAATCCGGTCCCGCATCGCCCGGTGATGGAGAATATCTGGCTGGGTCGTTTTCCGATGAAGGGAATACTGGTCGACGAGAAACGGATGTATGCCGACACACTGGCTCTGTTCAAGGACCTGAATCTGGATATTGATCCGAAGGCTCAGGCCGGGACACTGTCCGTGTCCAAGATTCAATCTATGGAAATTGCGAAGGCAGTCTCATTTCAGTCCAAAGTCATCGTCATGGATGAGCCCACTTCTTCCCTGACAGGCAAGGAAGTGGAGCAGCTCTTCGCCATCATTAATGAACTGCGCAGTCGCGGGGTATCCATCATCTACATTTCCCACAAGATGGAGGAGATCCTGACGATCTCGGATGAAGTCACGATCATGCGTGATGGCTTCGTTGTCGGGACTTGGGATGCTGCTGATTTAACAACAGATCTGATTATCACACGCATGGTGGGTCGTGACATGGACGAACGATTCCCGGAACGGACGAACGTACCCGGTGAAGTCATTTTAAAGGCGGAGGGTCTGACATCGAATCAGTCCAACTCGTTTCGTGATGTATCCTTTGAGCTGCGTAAAGGTGAGGTGCTCGGCATTGGCGGTCTGGTTGGCGCACAGCGGACAGAATTGATGGAGTCCTTGTTCGGGCTGCGAGGTCTCGCTTCAGGTCAGATTTCAATCCACGGACGCAAAGTAAAGATTCATTCTCCCGCTGCCGCAAAACGTTACAACATTGCGCTGCTTACGGAAGAACGAAGAGTTACAGGGATATTTCCCATGTTGTCGGTGTATGAGAACACAATCATCGCAAGTCTTGGTCGTTACCAAAATCGCATCGGTTTGTTGAATGAGAAAAAAGGCCGCGAGGAAGCACGGGAGCAGACGCAGAAATTCAGAACCAAAACGCCTTCGGTTAACACGCTGATTCGGAATCTTTCGGGTGGGAATCAACAGAAGGTTCTGCTGGCCCGCTGGTTGTTGACCGACCCGGAGATTCTGCTGCTGGATGAACCCACACGTGGAATCGACGTAGGGGCCAAGTTCGAGATATACACCATTATTACGGAACTGGCTCGTCAGGGCAAAAGCATTATCATGATTAGCTCCGAGATGCCTGAGCTTCTGGGCATGTCGGATCGCATCATGGTGATGAGCGAAGGACGTCTCACCGGAATCGTGGACGGAGCTGAGGCAACAGAGCAGGATATTATGAGGCTGGCCGCGCAGCAGCGGATGGCTTAG